One Nocardia iowensis DNA window includes the following coding sequences:
- a CDS encoding glycosyltransferase, which translates to MSNPDAATVLSVVIPVLNEASCIAQTLDRLVAQDTIDEILVVDNGSQDGTREIVSDYALEHPKIELVEEPQRGVARARNTGFDKARGDLIGRTDADTLVDPDWGATIRRHFTEHPEVAAVTGITTYYDSPVGFFLKFGYYLQDRRGQLGGQVGNMHGPNMAIRRTAWLDVRDDTVTRPDVIDDLDLALCLTKRGLRIDQLKNMRVQTSARRRRTDPRRWWQFQLGGLRTITGQGYQVLPFHRAVIVGAWLTHTVQWPIYRFWDFERRRFTLRPGQARMFPLSK; encoded by the coding sequence ATGAGCAATCCCGACGCGGCGACGGTGCTGTCCGTCGTCATCCCCGTGCTGAACGAAGCGTCTTGCATCGCGCAAACCCTGGACCGCCTCGTCGCCCAGGACACCATCGATGAAATCCTCGTGGTCGACAACGGTAGCCAGGACGGCACCCGGGAAATCGTCAGCGACTACGCGCTCGAGCATCCGAAAATCGAGCTGGTCGAGGAACCACAGCGCGGCGTCGCGCGGGCCCGCAATACCGGATTCGACAAGGCGCGTGGCGATCTCATCGGCCGGACCGACGCCGACACCCTGGTCGACCCCGACTGGGGTGCCACCATCCGGCGGCACTTCACCGAACACCCCGAGGTCGCCGCGGTCACCGGCATCACCACCTACTACGACTCGCCGGTCGGCTTCTTCCTGAAATTCGGTTACTACCTTCAGGATCGGCGCGGCCAACTCGGCGGCCAGGTCGGCAACATGCACGGCCCGAACATGGCCATCCGCCGAACGGCATGGCTCGACGTCCGCGACGACACCGTCACCCGGCCGGACGTGATCGACGACCTCGATCTGGCACTGTGCCTGACCAAACGCGGGCTGCGCATCGATCAACTGAAGAACATGCGGGTCCAGACGTCGGCCCGGCGGCGAAGGACCGATCCCCGCCGCTGGTGGCAATTCCAGCTTGGCGGCCTGCGCACCATCACCGGCCAGGGATATCAGGTGCTGCCGTTTCACCGCGCCGTCATCGTCGGCGCCTGGCTGACGCACACCGTGCAGTGGCCGATCTACCGGTTCTGGGACTTCGAGCGACGGCGGTTCACGCTGCGTCCCGGCCAGGCCAGGATGTTCCCGCTCAGCAAGTAG
- a CDS encoding site-2 protease family protein, which produces MTAQFPTERRSRAIRPSPIFLLVVIITIVGGVLAWDAEVDSTRAKIGVFVLVVFGWIITLCLHEFAHAFTAWRAGDHEVELRGYLTLNPLKYSHPLLSIVLPMVFIALGGIGLPGGAVYVHSHNFSPRTQRIISGAGPAVNAVCAVLLLLIVRLFGSASSHPAFWFGLSFLAFLQITATLLNLIPLPGLDGYGILEPSLSYQTRRSLDQFKPFGMLILFALLFTPAINQAFFDAVYSLFELSGVAADWSRYGSYLTRFWT; this is translated from the coding sequence ATGACCGCCCAGTTCCCCACCGAGCGGCGCTCGCGCGCGATACGACCGAGTCCGATCTTCCTGCTCGTCGTCATCATCACGATCGTCGGCGGCGTGCTGGCCTGGGATGCCGAAGTGGATTCCACCCGCGCCAAGATCGGCGTGTTCGTGCTGGTGGTGTTCGGCTGGATCATCACGCTGTGCCTGCACGAATTCGCGCACGCGTTCACGGCGTGGCGGGCCGGTGACCACGAGGTCGAACTGCGCGGGTATCTCACGCTGAATCCGTTGAAGTACAGCCATCCACTGTTGTCGATCGTGCTGCCGATGGTGTTCATCGCACTGGGCGGCATCGGCCTGCCCGGCGGCGCGGTATACGTGCACTCGCACAACTTCTCGCCGCGCACCCAGCGGATCATCAGCGGCGCGGGACCGGCGGTGAACGCGGTCTGCGCGGTGCTGCTGTTGCTGATCGTGCGGCTGTTCGGCAGTGCGAGTTCGCATCCCGCGTTCTGGTTCGGGCTGAGCTTCCTTGCCTTCCTGCAGATCACCGCGACGCTGCTGAACCTGATCCCGCTGCCGGGACTCGACGGCTACGGGATTCTCGAACCGTCGCTCAGTTACCAGACTCGGCGTTCGCTCGATCAGTTCAAGCCGTTCGGCATGCTGATCCTGTTCGCGCTGCTGTTCACTCCAGCCATCAATCAGGCCTTCTTCGACGCGGTGTACTCGCTGTTCGAACTGTCCGGCGTCGCGGCCGATTGGTCGCGCTACGGCAGCTACCTGACCAGGTTCTGGACTTAG
- a CDS encoding adenylosuccinate synthase: MPAIVLIGAQWGDEGKGKATDLLGGRVQWVVRYQGGNNAGHTVVLPNGDNFALHLIPSGILTPGVTNVIGNGVVIDPGVLLDELAGLEERGVDTSGLLLSADAHLIMPYHVAIDKVTERFLGNNKIGTTGRGIGPCYQDKVARVGVRVADVLDEKILTQKVEAALEFKNQVLVKIYNRRALDPQQVVDEVLAQAEGFKHRIADTRLKLNVALENGETVLLEGSQGTLLDVDHGTYPYVTSSNPTSGGAAVGAGVGPNKINTVLGILKCYTTRVGSGPFPTELFDEFGTYLAKTGGEVGVTTGRARRCGWFDAVIARYATRVNGITDYFLTKLDVLSSLETVPICVAYDVDGERVEQMPTTQTGFHHAKPIYEEMPGWWEDISGARTFEELPANAQAYVLRLEELSGARISCIGVGPGRDQTIVRHDVLS, translated from the coding sequence ATGCCGGCAATCGTCCTGATCGGCGCCCAGTGGGGCGACGAGGGTAAGGGCAAAGCAACCGATCTACTCGGTGGCCGGGTGCAATGGGTGGTCCGATACCAAGGTGGCAACAACGCGGGCCACACCGTGGTGCTGCCCAACGGCGACAATTTCGCGCTGCACCTCATCCCCTCCGGCATTCTCACTCCCGGCGTGACGAACGTCATCGGCAACGGCGTCGTCATCGATCCCGGTGTGCTGCTCGACGAGCTGGCCGGCTTGGAGGAGCGCGGGGTGGACACCTCGGGGCTGCTGCTTTCCGCCGACGCGCACCTGATCATGCCGTACCACGTGGCCATCGATAAGGTCACCGAACGCTTCCTCGGCAACAACAAGATCGGCACCACCGGCCGCGGCATCGGCCCCTGCTACCAGGACAAGGTCGCCCGGGTCGGCGTGCGTGTCGCCGATGTGCTCGACGAGAAGATCCTCACCCAGAAGGTCGAGGCCGCGCTGGAGTTCAAGAACCAGGTGCTGGTGAAGATCTACAACCGCCGCGCGCTCGACCCGCAGCAGGTGGTCGACGAGGTGCTGGCGCAGGCGGAGGGCTTCAAGCACCGCATCGCCGACACCAGGCTGAAGCTGAACGTGGCCCTGGAGAACGGCGAGACCGTGTTGCTCGAGGGTTCACAGGGCACCTTGCTCGACGTGGACCACGGCACCTACCCGTACGTGACGTCGTCCAATCCGACCTCGGGTGGCGCGGCGGTCGGCGCGGGCGTCGGGCCGAACAAGATCAACACGGTGCTCGGCATCCTGAAGTGCTACACCACCCGGGTCGGCTCCGGTCCGTTCCCGACCGAGCTGTTCGACGAGTTCGGCACCTACCTGGCCAAGACCGGCGGCGAGGTCGGCGTCACCACCGGCCGGGCCCGGCGCTGCGGCTGGTTCGACGCGGTCATCGCCCGCTATGCGACCAGGGTCAACGGCATCACCGACTACTTCCTCACCAAGCTGGACGTGCTGTCCAGCCTGGAGACGGTGCCGATCTGCGTCGCCTACGACGTAGACGGCGAGCGGGTCGAGCAGATGCCGACCACGCAGACCGGATTCCATCACGCCAAGCCGATCTACGAAGAGATGCCGGGCTGGTGGGAGGACATCTCCGGGGCCCGCACCTTCGAGGAGCTGCCCGCCAACGCCCAGGCGTACGTGCTGCGGCTGGAGGAACTGTCCGGTGCCCGCATCTCCTGCATCGGCGTCGGGCCCGGTCGCGACCAGACCATCGTCCGGCACGACGTGCTGAGCTGA
- a CDS encoding glycosyltransferase, with protein sequence MTNTSSATVLSVVIPALNEATRIERTLDRLVVQDAIDEIIVVDNGSEDDTRRVVSDYSLAHPKVALVEESTRGIPAARKTGFDKAQGDLLARTDADTLVEPDWGEVIRDHLTEHPDTAAVTGITTYHDSPVGFFLKFGYYLQDRRGKLGGPVGNMHGPNMAIRRSAWLAVREDATTRADVAEDLDLALCLTKRGLRIDQLKNMRAQTSARRRRTNPRDWWRFQLTGLRTITEQGYQVLPFHRAVIVGAWLTHTVQWPIYRFWDFDRRRFTLRPAPPRIAPTGD encoded by the coding sequence ATGACCAACACATCTTCTGCGACGGTGCTCTCCGTCGTGATCCCCGCACTGAACGAAGCGACTCGCATCGAGCGCACCCTGGACCGCCTGGTCGTCCAGGACGCGATCGACGAGATCATCGTGGTAGACAACGGCAGCGAGGACGACACCCGCCGCGTCGTGAGCGATTATTCGCTCGCCCATCCGAAGGTCGCCCTCGTCGAGGAATCGACCCGCGGTATCCCGGCCGCACGGAAGACCGGATTCGACAAGGCCCAAGGCGATCTCCTCGCCAGGACCGATGCCGACACCCTGGTCGAGCCGGACTGGGGCGAGGTCATCCGCGATCATCTGACCGAGCATCCCGACACCGCCGCCGTCACCGGAATTACCACCTATCACGATTCGCCGGTCGGCTTCTTCTTGAAATTCGGCTACTACCTTCAGGATCGGCGCGGCAAGCTCGGCGGTCCGGTCGGCAACATGCACGGCCCGAACATGGCCATTCGCCGGTCCGCGTGGCTGGCGGTCCGCGAGGACGCCACCACCAGAGCGGACGTCGCCGAGGATCTCGACCTGGCGTTGTGCCTGACCAAGCGCGGGCTGCGCATCGACCAGCTGAAGAATATGCGGGCGCAGACCTCGGCCCGGCGGCGCAGGACCAACCCACGCGACTGGTGGCGTTTCCAGCTGACAGGCTTGCGCACCATCACCGAACAGGGATACCAGGTGCTGCCGTTTCACCGCGCCGTCATTGTCGGCGCCTGGCTGACGCACACCGTGCAGTGGCCGATCTACCGCTTCTGGGATTTCGATCGACGGCGGTTCACGCTGCGTCCGGCCCCGCCTCGGATCGCCCCGACCGGCGACTGA
- a CDS encoding helix-turn-helix transcriptional regulator yields MARNWPMIERVTEFEAIRAALTGTEHVGAVLTGDAGVGKTTLARQATAAVGGNIRWVAGTESARSIPLGVFAHMVGVYTAHDPVTFMSAAREALLADGHTIIGVDDAHLLDQLSATLLLQLAIDKAAHIVATVRSGVQVPDAVTSLWKDGHLLRIDLNPFTQRQSVDLVESMLGGQLEGFTANLMWESSGGNALFLRHLVEGALEAGSLRQVNGVWQLRGRAAVTSELAALLEDRVEQLPQDVLHVLELLTFCEPIDLDVLCELAGEEAVESAETRGVIRVVENSHQLIVRYNHPLFGEVIRRRLGIASARRLRGRLYSSLKERPINSAADRIRLAELALDSDKSADLELFEAAAADAIGLANLPLGERFARAAVERRGGLEAADLLARALLWQGHRIEAERTLATFDPDQLTEVQLARWGSTRVANLLWAMGDADHADEVLTLVRSKVEHPKIVAILDGLASATAVNENRIDAAITEAEKAMAVKGAPPWAIWWASFGGGLALTLMGRGNAALEYAARGHEVESEIDGLNRFMSTHAEVLALALTGDLEEARRCAAAYFGYSAPGQYLAWGMSKILQGTVDVAQGHFPDAIENLEQALAALAAEGAAAWMFPARIRLAEAYSALGRPTEAAESIGEATARGGRHSAVYEPQLEIARAWHAAAEGTVTPAIRLAMSAADAAARSNQHAIEAMALHAAARFGDHSAAGRLADLAARVDGRLVQVQARHAVALAAHDGPGLDAAATEFERIGALLSAADAAAQAASAHERAGDRRRLLESAASANRLAAACGGASTPALRQAAQPLPLTAREREIANLVAAGLSNRQIADRLTVSVRTVEGHLYRACIKMDVTDRESLGALMRGESSSS; encoded by the coding sequence ATGGCTCGGAACTGGCCGATGATCGAGCGCGTGACCGAGTTCGAGGCGATCCGCGCGGCCCTCACCGGCACGGAACATGTCGGCGCGGTCCTCACCGGCGATGCCGGTGTCGGTAAAACAACGCTGGCCAGACAGGCTACGGCCGCCGTGGGCGGCAATATTCGCTGGGTCGCGGGCACCGAGTCGGCGCGCAGCATCCCGCTCGGGGTCTTCGCGCACATGGTCGGGGTCTATACGGCGCACGATCCGGTGACGTTCATGTCCGCGGCGCGCGAGGCGCTGCTCGCGGACGGGCACACCATCATCGGTGTCGACGACGCGCACCTGCTGGACCAGCTGTCGGCGACACTGCTGTTGCAGCTGGCCATCGACAAGGCGGCGCACATCGTGGCCACCGTGCGCAGCGGGGTACAGGTGCCCGACGCGGTGACCTCGCTGTGGAAAGACGGCCACCTGCTGCGGATCGACCTGAACCCGTTCACTCAGCGGCAGAGCGTCGACCTTGTCGAGTCGATGCTCGGCGGCCAGCTCGAGGGCTTCACCGCCAATCTGATGTGGGAGTCCTCCGGCGGAAACGCGCTGTTCCTACGGCATTTGGTCGAGGGAGCGCTGGAGGCGGGCTCGCTGCGTCAGGTGAACGGCGTCTGGCAGCTGCGCGGGCGGGCCGCGGTGACCTCGGAACTCGCCGCGCTGCTGGAAGATCGGGTCGAGCAGTTGCCCCAGGACGTGCTGCACGTGCTGGAGTTGCTCACCTTCTGCGAGCCGATCGACCTCGACGTGCTGTGCGAATTGGCCGGCGAGGAGGCGGTGGAGTCCGCCGAAACCCGTGGCGTGATCCGCGTTGTCGAGAATTCGCACCAGCTGATCGTGCGGTACAACCATCCGCTGTTCGGTGAGGTGATCCGGCGCAGGCTCGGCATCGCCTCGGCCCGGCGGTTGCGCGGCCGGTTGTACTCCTCGCTCAAGGAGCGGCCGATCAACTCCGCCGCCGACCGGATCCGACTGGCCGAATTGGCTTTGGACAGTGACAAATCCGCCGACCTCGAGTTGTTCGAGGCGGCCGCAGCGGACGCCATCGGGCTGGCGAATCTGCCGCTGGGTGAGCGCTTCGCCAGGGCAGCGGTGGAACGACGCGGTGGCCTGGAAGCCGCCGACCTGCTGGCCAGGGCGCTGCTGTGGCAGGGCCATCGGATCGAGGCCGAACGAACGCTGGCCACCTTCGACCCCGATCAGCTCACCGAGGTGCAACTGGCCCGCTGGGGCAGCACTCGGGTGGCGAACCTGTTGTGGGCCATGGGCGATGCCGATCATGCCGACGAGGTGCTGACGCTGGTCCGGAGCAAAGTCGAGCATCCCAAGATCGTGGCCATCCTGGACGGGCTCGCCTCCGCGACCGCGGTCAACGAGAATCGGATCGACGCCGCGATCACCGAGGCGGAGAAGGCGATGGCGGTGAAAGGCGCACCGCCGTGGGCGATCTGGTGGGCCTCCTTCGGCGGCGGACTCGCCTTGACGCTGATGGGGCGGGGGAATGCCGCCCTGGAGTACGCGGCGCGTGGGCATGAGGTGGAAAGCGAGATCGACGGACTCAACCGTTTCATGTCGACGCACGCCGAGGTGCTCGCGCTGGCCCTGACCGGTGATCTCGAAGAGGCCCGGCGTTGTGCCGCAGCCTATTTCGGATACTCCGCACCCGGCCAGTACCTGGCCTGGGGCATGTCGAAGATCTTGCAGGGCACCGTCGATGTGGCGCAGGGGCATTTCCCGGACGCCATCGAGAACCTGGAGCAGGCACTGGCCGCGCTGGCCGCCGAGGGCGCGGCCGCTTGGATGTTCCCGGCGAGAATCCGGCTGGCCGAGGCATATTCGGCGCTGGGGCGGCCCACCGAAGCGGCCGAGTCGATCGGTGAGGCGACCGCGCGTGGCGGCAGGCACAGCGCCGTCTACGAACCCCAGCTCGAAATCGCCCGCGCTTGGCACGCGGCCGCGGAAGGCACGGTCACCCCGGCCATTCGCCTCGCGATGAGCGCGGCCGACGCGGCCGCCCGGTCGAATCAGCATGCGATCGAGGCGATGGCGCTGCACGCCGCTGCCCGGTTCGGCGACCATTCCGCGGCGGGCAGGCTCGCCGACCTCGCGGCTCGGGTGGACGGCAGGCTCGTCCAGGTCCAAGCCAGGCACGCGGTCGCCCTGGCCGCCCACGACGGGCCCGGATTGGACGCCGCCGCAACCGAATTCGAGCGGATCGGCGCCCTGCTGTCGGCAGCCGACGCGGCCGCTCAAGCGGCTTCCGCGCACGAGCGCGCGGGTGACCGCCGCCGCCTGCTGGAATCGGCCGCCTCCGCCAATCGGCTCGCCGCGGCGTGCGGCGGGGCGAGCACGCCCGCGCTGCGGCAGGCCGCGCAACCGCTGCCGTTGACCGCCCGCGAACGGGAAATCGCCAATCTCGTTGCGGCGGGGCTGTCCAACCGGCAGATCGCCGACCGCCTCACTGTTTCGGTCCGGACCGTCGAGGGGCATCTCTATCGGGCCTGCATCAAGATGGATGTCACCGATCGCGAGTCGCTCGGCGCGCTCATGCGCGGCGAATCATCCTCGAGCTGA